In one window of Fulvia fulva chromosome 5, complete sequence DNA:
- a CDS encoding tRNA pseudouridine synthase 1, with translation MDHSTAILDDAGKKIDNAAKASSSDRNGESSRSNNDRGEKRHDKPYQSRHNQGNDRKRKGNFNDSSMHHGSRRGGRNDNKRHKKGDMGRGEYFATNPDKRRRNEEASEKRLREGAKGQGVEFSKDEIDAEERRPKRKVAVLIGYSGTGYKGMQISGTEKTIEGDLFQAFIKAGAISKANAEDPKKSSLVRCARTDKGVHAAGNMISLKLIVEDDDIVEKINEALSPQIRVWGIERTIGSFSCYQACDSRWYEYLIPSYAFLPPHPSSWLAKQIEAAADAVGDREGYEARQAEVKGFWQNVDETDIKPILETIDEDIRWDVIRALQGEEEASAKTAKPEPDDEQPEKEGKKKIKQEPKDEKTEEAAIIINDPKLSEEVKIEANAKTEPDMKVEADVKSGAQDETAPKKVVNSGIGLPEIKTEEDAVKTEVSTTEAIATAQPAADPEMERTLRLRAATKRLRNAYIQAKRRYRIPQQRIARIQDALNRYLGTRNYHNYTIQKTFKDPSAKRHIKSFQVNTTPVLIGDGPEDDKTEWLSMKVHGQSFMMHQIRKMVGMVTILVRSGGQLDQMDKSFTEARYSIPKVPGLGLLLERPVFDSYNTQQASKHDRPTLEFSKYDAKLQDFKEREIYQRIFREEEEKNEFARFFNHVDNFKESYFLFVTSKGLDATKDIERRS, from the exons ATGGACCACTCCACCGCGATACTCGATGATGCTGGCAAGAAGATCGACAATGCTGCGAAGGCTTCATCAAGCGACCGGAATGGCGAATCCAGCCGCTCGAACAACGACCGCGGTGAGAAGAGGCACGACAAGCCATATCAGTCACGTCACAACCAGGGCAATGATCGCAAGAGGAAAGGCAACTTCAACGACAGCAGCATGCACCACGGATCGCGACGAGGCGGACGTAACGACAATAAGCGCCATAAGAAAGGCGATATGGGAAGAGGAGAGTACTT TGCCACAAATCCAGACAAGCGTCGACGTAATGAAGAAGCATCCGAGAAACGACTTCGCGAAGGTGCCAAGGGCCAGGGCGTAGAGTTCTCCAAGGACGAAATCGATGCCGAAGAGCGACGACCAAAACGTAAAGTCGCTGTCTTGATCGGATACTCTGGAACTGGCTACAAAGGCATGCAGATATCGGGTACCGAGAAGACCATTGAAGGAGACCTCTTTCAGGCTTTCATCAAAGCTGGTGCAATCAGCAAAGCCAATGCCGAGGATCCCAAAAAGAGCAGCTTGGTACGATGTGCGAGAACGGACAAGGGCGTGCATGCGGCAGGAAACATGATCAGTCTGAAGCTGATTGTGGAGGACGATGACATTGTGGAGAAGATCAACGAAGCATTGAGCCCGCAGATCAGAGTCTGGGGTATCGAGAGGACAATCGGCAGCTTCTCCTGCTATCAAGCTTGCGACAGTCGTTGGTACGAGTATCTGATTCCATCATATGCTTTCCTACCGCCACATCCGAGCAGCTGGCTGGCCAAGCAGATAGAAGCTGCAGCAGATGCCGTAGGCGATCGAGAAGGCTATGAGGCGAGGCAAGCGGAGGTCAAAGGCTTCTGGCAGAATGTGGATGAGACCGACATCAAGCCAATACTGGAGACGATCGACGAGGACATCAGATGGGACGTGATCAGAGCACTGCAAGGTGAAGAAGAGGCTAGCGCGAAGACGGCCAAACCAGAACCCGATGACGAGCAGCCTGAGAAGGAGGGCAAGAAGAAGATCAAGCAGGAGCCCAAGGATGAAAAGACCGAAGAAGCTGCCATAATCATCAATGACCCGAAGCTTAGCGAAGAAGTGAAGATTGAGGCCAACGCGAAGACTGAACCGGACATGAAGGTGGAAGCAGATGTGAAGAGTGGAGCCCAGGACGAAACAGCACCGAAGAAGGTGGTGAACTCCGGAATCGGCCTCCCAGAGATCAAAACAGAAGAAGATGCCGTCAAAACAGAGGTATCAACCACAGAAGCCATCGCAACTGCACAACCAGCCGCAGACCCCGAAATGGAACGCACCCTACGCCTTCGCGCCGCCACAAAGCGACTCCGAAACGCCTACATCCAAGCAAAACGCCGCTACCGCATCCCCCAACAACGCATCGCCCGCATCCAAGACGCCCTAAACCGATATCTCGGCACCCGCAACTACCACAACTACACTATCCAGAAAACCTTCAAAGATCCCAGCGCCAAGCGCCACATCAAATCCTTCCAAGTCAACACCACCCCCGTCCTCATCGGCGACGGCCCCGAAGACGACAAAACCGAATGGCTCAGCATGAAAGTCCACGGCCAATCCTTCATGATGCACCAAATCCGCAAAATGGTCGGCATGGTCACCATCCTCGTCCGCTCCGGCGGCCAACTCGACCAAATGGACAAATCTTTCACAGAAGCGCGCTACAGTATCCCCAAAGTACCAGGTCTCGGCCTACTTCTGGAACGACCCGTCTTCGACAGCTACAACACCCAGCAAGCATCAAAGCACGATCGCCCCACGCTGGAGTTCAGCAAGTATGATGCTAAGCTGCAGGATTTCAAGGAGAGGGAGATTTATCAGAGGATCTTCagggaggaggaggagaagaaTGAGTTTGCGAGGTTTTTCAATCATGTGGATAATTTCAAGGAGTCGTATTTTTTGTTTGTGACGAGTAAGGGGTTGGATGCGACCAAGGATATTGAGAGGAGGTCTTGA
- a CDS encoding Transcription initiation factor IIE subunit alpha, producing the protein MAELALELIRTTVRAFYPTEHVLVIDALAVLSTASDQDLASILGVQPKQLRRSCGRLKEDGLLSVQTRQEKRTDGTSGYMMQPGKERMTNRDWYYLNYHRAIDSIKYRMYRLDKHIESMGAPTTEKKDLTCLRCKSAYTYLEASDSLDAETGAFICKRCNATLEDIDQEERANENESMKRLNLQMQKLTSLMQQIDAAVVPENDFQTALSKQIKIARTDANPGARTETVDVPKGGSLQSAKGIEIQPEKIAVQVQDDEDVKREAAAKDEAAKKEREARQNALPEWISKSTITDNMTVVGAKEAAERRAREVHAGGAIKEEGGEKKPDAGKQDDVMADYWAQLAAEKEKEAQQTREEEEEDDDDEDEFEFEDTLATGNATPANGAAATSTGMNTPLNAESSNATDDERDAKRPRVDQVSNGANGAAKPAADTPAASDEDEDEMDFEDV; encoded by the coding sequence ATGGCAGAACTCGCGCTTGAGCTGATCCGCACCACCGTGCGCGCCTTCTACCCGACAGAGCACGTCCTCGTCATCGATGCGCTCGCCGTTCTCTCCACCGCCTCCGACCAAGATCTTGCTTCCATCCTTGGGGTACAGCCCAAGCAGCTGCGACGGTCATGTGGTCGCCTGAAGGAAGATGGCCTGCTCAGCGTTCAGACACGGCAGGAGAAGCGGACCGACGGTACAAGCGGATACATGATGCAGCCGGGCAAGGAGCGTATGACGAATAGGGACTGGTACTACCTCAACTACCACCGCGCTATAGACAGCATCAAGTATCGCATGTACAGGCTCGACAAGCACATCGAGAGCATGGGCGCGCCGACAACCGAGAAGAAAGATCTTACCTGCTTGAGGTGCAAGTCGGCGTATACATATCTAGAGGCCTCCGACTCCCTGGATGCAGAGACCGGCGCATTTATATGCAAGCGCTGCAATGCCACGCTGGAGGATATCGACCAGGAGGAGCGCGCCAACGAGAACGAGAGCATGAAACGGCTTAATTTGCAGATGCAGAAACTCACCAGCCTCATGCAGCAGATCGATGCTGCAGTTGTGCCTGAGAACGACTTTCAAACAGCACTCAGCAAGCAGATCAAGATCGCGCGGACAGACGCCAACCCTGGTGCCAGGACCGAGACTGTCGATGTACCCAAGGGCGGCAGCCTACAAAGCGCGAAGGGTATCGAGATTCAGCCAGAGAAGATTGCAGTGCAGGTGCAAGACGATGAGGACGTTAAGAGAGAGGCTGCCGCCAAGGACGAAGCTGCGAAGAAGGAGCGGGAGGCCAGACAGAACGCGCTACCCGAGTGGATCTCTAAGAGTACCATTACCGACAACATGACAGTCGTAGGCGCGAAAGAAGCTGCAGAACGGAGGGCGCGTGAGGTGCACGCAGGCGGAGCGATCAAGGAAGAAGGCGGCGAGAAGAAGCCCGACGCTGGCAAGCAAGACGACGTCATGGCGGACTACTGGGCTCAATTGGCAGCGGAGAAGGAGAAGGAGGCTCAGCAGACTCGTGAAGAGGAAGAGGAAGACGACGATGATGAGGACGAGTTTGAGTTTGAAGATACGCTGGCAACTGGCAATGCTACGCCTGCGAATGGTGCAGCTGCGACTTCGACGGGCATGAATACGCCTCTCAATGCTGAGAGTAGTAATGCTACTGACGACGAGCGAGATGCGAAGAGGCCGCGGGTCGACCAGGTGTCGAATGGTGCGAATGGAGCGGCTAAGCCTGCTGCTGATACGCCTGCTGCAAGCGATGAGGACGAAGACGAGATGGACTTTGAGGATGTCTGA
- a CDS encoding putative glycerol kinase: MVNFEEASKALPTNMPSADGNILQDAAAATQKVERTPSISSRPQRPGLPRFTTSKENVLAQFFIGAIDQGTTSSRFIIFDGTGVPVASHQHEFTQHYPQSGWHEHDPIELVKSVQACIKRGTASFIEQGYDIDDIRAVGITNQRETVLVWDVETGQPLHNAIAWPDTRTKGLVRDLKEKEKAEGLNLSGMTGMPLSTYPSAVKLVWLLQNVPKVKEAYDEGRLAFGTVDTWLLYNLNGKDKRYFVTDSTNASRTMFMNLHTVKYDEKLLEFFDLDINKLHLARIVPSSDPEAYGRLATGPLGGLKIAGCLGDQSAALVGQQGFTPGSAKNTYGTGCFLLYNVGEKPVISTHGLLATIAYDFGGNRKPVYALEGSIAVAGSGVKFLMNNMGFITHSHKISDLAASVDDNGGLVFVTAFSGLFAPYWIDDAKGTIFGITQHTQRGHIARATLEATCFQTKAILNAMEKDSGHALGDLAVDGGMSNSDLCMQTQANIIGIPVNRPAMRETTALGAAIAAGFAVDIWKEFNELKAINQKDRAVFDPDITPEQSQKMYKKWSRAVEMCRGWLDPEEGGEDF; the protein is encoded by the exons ATGGTCAACTTTGAGGAAGCATCGAAAGCGCTACCGACGAACATGCCTAGCGCGGATGGCAATATTCTGCAAGATGCCGCAGCCGCGACACAAAAGGTCGAAAGAACACCGTCGATCAGCAGTCGGCCTCAAAGGCCAGGCCTTCCACGATTTACAACCAGCAAGGAAAACGTTCTCGCGCAGTTCTTCATTGGTGCTATCGATCAAGGAACCACCAGTTCCCGATTCATCATTTTTGATGGCACCGGAGTACCGGTCGCAAGCCATCAGCATGAGTTCACGCAACACTACCCCCAATCAGGCTGGCACGAACACGACCCGATCGAGCTTGTGAAGAGCGTGCAAGCATGCATCAAAAGAGGTACTGCATCGTTCATCGAGCAGGGCTACGATATCGATGATATCAGAGCTGTGGGCATCACGAACCAGCGAGAAACGGTCTTGGTGTGGGATGTTGAGACTGGCCAGCCACTGCACAATGCAATCGCGTGGCCCGACACTCGTACGAAAGGACTTGTCAGAGACCTGAAAGAGAAGGAGAAGGCAGAGGGGCTTAACTTGTCGGGGATGACGGGTATGCCACTATCCACATACCCTTCGGCGGTCAAGTTGGTGTGGTTGCTTCAGAATGTGCCAAAGGTGAAAGAGGCATACGATGAGGGTCGTCTGGCATTCGGAACTGTTGACACTTGGTTACTCTACAACCTCAACGGCAAGGACAAGCGCTACTTTGTCACGGACAGCACGAACGCTTCGAGAACCATGTTCATGAATCTACACACTGTCAAGTATGACGAGAAGTTGCTCGAGTTCTTCGATTTGGACATCAATAAACTGCACCTGGCCCGCATCGTCCCGTCTTCTGATCCGGAGGCATACGGCAGGCTTGCGACCGGACCGCTCGGTGGACTCAAGATCGCAGGGTGTCTAGGTGACCAGTCTGCGGCATTGGTCGGACAGCAAGGCTTCACACCTGGAAGCGCAAAGAACACATACGGTACAGGTTGTTTCTTGCTGTACAATGTTGGTGAGAAGCCAGTCATATCTACGCACGGTCTGCTGGCTACCATTGCATACGACTTTGGCGGCAATCGAAAGCCAGTCTATGCACTGGAGGGTTCAATCGCCGTGGCAGGATCTG GTGTCAAGTTCCTCATGAACAACATGGGCTTCATTACCCACTCCCACAAAATCTCGGACTTGGCAGCTTCCGTCGATGACAACGGAGGCCTCGTCTTCGTGACTGCATTCTCCGGTCTCTTCGCTCCCTACTGGATTGACGACGCCAAGGGCACAATCTTCGGTATCACCCAGCACACGCAGCGAGGCCACATCGCACGAGCAACCCTGGAGGCAACCTGCTTCCAGACCAAGGCCATTCTCAACGCCATGGAGAAAGACAGTGGCCACGCCCTTGGCGACTTGGCTGTGGACGGTGGCATGTCGAACTCCGACCTGTGCATGCAAACCCAGGCCAACATTATCGGCATCCCAGTTAACCGACCTGCTATGCGCGAGACGACTGCGCTCGGTGCGGCTATCGCGGCAGGCTTCGCTGTTGATATCTGGAAGGAGTTTAATGAGTTGAAGGCAATCAACCAGAAGGATCGTGCTGTATTTGATCCTGATATCACGCCCGAGCAGTCGCAGAAGATGTACAAGAAGTGGTCGCGTGCTGTGGAGATGTGCCGTGGATGGCTCGACCCAGAGGAAGGTGGTGAGGACTTCTAG
- a CDS encoding Transcription initiation factor IIE subunit beta, whose translation MSLSAQLAKFQKERADTVTRNIGHARPASSTPARVSTPQPATTADTTKRSHDTAFAANSSGSGNELFAHVHHARNHLKSKSPALLTFDDIISYLSLPVDAEKNIPRIKEALKGDERVEFVPKSKSGNSKDCFKYRPLHPVTNAEELKEYLARRTTFTAAGVTVKALKDGWPDCVQAIDQLEKEGFVLATRHKKDNAPIRVYADSPSYHIHIDDDFRDFWTKTKLPASETDLRNELERAGITPTSQVKEIRKANTQKKERKRINRVGTKVTNKHMTGILKNFDKPRRS comes from the exons ATGTCTCTCAGTGCGCAACTCGCCAAGTTCCAGAAAGAGCGCGCCGACACAGTCACACGCAACATCGGCCATGCGCGACCAGCGTCTAGCACTCCCGCTCGAGTATCCACACCTCAGCCAGCAACCACCGCCGACACCACAAAGCGCAGTCATGACACCGCCTTTGCCGCGAACAGCAGCGGCAGTGGTAACGAGCTTTTCGCCCACGTCCATCACGCCCGCAACCACCTCAAGTCTAAGAGTCCGGCGCTTCTTACGTTCGACGACATCATATCCTACCTCTCTCTACCAGTCGACGCAGAGAAGAACATACCGCGGATTAAGGAAGCGTTGAAGGGCGACGAGCGTGTTGAATTCGTGCCCAAGTCGAAAAGCGGCAACAGCAAGGACTGCTTCAAGTACAGACCTCTGCACCCAGTCACCAATGCTGAAGAGCTGAAGGAGTATCTGGCACGTCGCACCACCTTTACCGCGGCAGGAGTCACGGTCAAGGCGCTCAAGGATGGCTGGCCAGACTGCGTTCAAGCGATCGACCAGCTCGAGAAAGAGGGCTTCGTGCTGGCTACTCGCCACAAGAAGGACAACGCTCCTATCCGGGTCTACGCCGACTCGCCTTCCTATCACATCCACATCGACGACGATTTCCGCGACTTCTGGACTAAGACCAAGCTTCCTGCTTCTGAGACCGATCTTCGCAATGAGCTGGAGAGAGCAG GCATCACTCCCACTAGCCAGGTGAAGGAAATCAGAAAGGCCAACACCCAGAAGAAGGAGCGGAAGCGCATTAACAGAGTTGGCACCAAGGTGACTAATAAACACATGACTGGTATTCTCAAGAATTTCGACAAGCCCAGGCGCTCATAG
- a CDS encoding putative mitochondrial chaperone bcs1, which yields MSAPQIDTRWQQMAGSLVAIAAGIRADSSILDLSPEGIFRNAITLLQQRHSRLAIFLGTTIPLAVLAYAIYDKLGAVFRAFQSLRQLKTFFSPSVTIQFSHPMRFVVLAWLANNSKASPKSMALQTSGSLYEHTSPRNTLEYISHMDETSLRFNGRTFYVTRGSGPVYEEEKLVRPAKDMKISYTSFWGTNNITPIKEFLAMVHSNSTKSKETLFHRVDQDGMGWTQPVGKVPRSMNSIAMATQTKEDLVKDVKSYLSEESKAWYASVGIPHRRGYLFYGPPGCGKSSVASALAGDFKLQVFSIAVSNPALTDDALEALFAQLPDRSLVLLEDVDSAGIERSTPDAKGKSDKKSDPALVCPGRIDMPVLFANANHEIMQQMFAKIFADLPGDSTISSQYDIPKLSQAFAASIPEDKLTPAELQNFLLMHRASPVNAVEKAKAWAETLIETKAQGRNVSHFTGQIGETRPSPTQAAPTTTNTAMAPPAMPEPALSISAMKNGFAMAPGTPTQISPSNTTLVKATQPPTVDEHNPDDDHSSDDESSDDDEENQSPEELKMEIKDLKARLARVKRPLTDYGSTHGGRSLFGRDCMPAPTQQAFHRF from the exons ATGTCAGCTCCACAGATTGACACCAGATGGCAGCAGATGGCGGGCAGTCTTGTCGCAATCGCAGCAGGCATACGTGCAGACAGCAGCATCCTTGATCTAAGCCCAGAAGGAATCTTCCGAAACGCCATCACCCTGCTTCAGCAACGACATTCACGGCTTGCTATCTTCCTCGGCACCACTATACCTCTCGCCGTACTTGCGTACGCTATCTACGACAAGCTTGGGGCGGTCTTCAGAGCTTTCCAGAGCTTGCGCCAACTCAAGACCTTTTTCTCCCCGTCGGTCACCATCCAATTTTCGCACCCTATGAGATTCGTTGTGCTTGCTTGGTTGGCGAACAATTCTAAAGCGTCTCCCAAATCGATGGCATTGCAGACATCAGGTAGCCTCTACGAGCATACGAGTCCCAGGAACACTCTCGAATACATCTCACACATGGATGAGACTTCATTGCGCTTCAATGGCCGGACTTTCTATGTTACCCGAGGTTCAGGGCCGGTCTACGAGGAAGAGAAGCTGGTGAGACCTGCCAAGGACATGAAGATCTCGTACACGTCATTCTGGGGCACCAACAACATCACACCTATCAAGGAATTCCTCGCAATGGTACATTCCAACTCCACCAAGAGCAAAGAGACCCTCTTCCACCGCGTCGACCAAGACGGCATGGGCTGGACACAGCCTGTTGGAAAGGTTCCTCGAAGCATGAACTCAATTGCGATGGCAACACAGACGAAAGAAGACCTGGTGAAGGACGTCAAATCATACCTCAGCGAGGAGTCCAAGGCTTGGTACGCTTCGGTCGGTATTCCCCATCGCCGAGGGTACCTCTTCTACGGTCCACCTGGCTGTGGCAAATCTTCCGTGGCATCAGCTCTCGCAGGCGACTTCAAACTTCAAGTGTTCAGTATAGCAGTGTCCAATCCAGCATTGACAGATGATGCACTCGAAGCGCTATTTGCTCAGCTTCCTGACAGAAGTCTAGTACTACTCGAGGACGTCGACAGTGCTGGCATTGAGCGATCGACGCCAGACGCGAAAGGCAAGTCAGACAAGAAGTCAG ACCCCGCTCTTGTTTGCCCTGGAAGAATTGACATGCCCGTTCTCTTCGCCAACGCAAATCACGAGATCATGCAGCAGATGTTTGCAAAGATCTTTGCTGACCTTCCAGGCGATTCTACGATCAGCTCACAGTACGACATCCCGAAGCTCTCCCAAGCCTTCGCAGCGAGCATTCCGGAGGACAAGCTCACACCTGCCGAGCTCCAGAACTTCTTGCTAATGCACCGGGCTTCCCCTGTTAACGCTGTCGAGAAAGCCAAGGCCTGGGCCGAAACCCTGATCGAGACCAAGGCTCAGGGCCGTAACGTGTCACACTTCACCGGTCAAATCGGCGAGACAAGACCAAGCCCGACACAGGCAGCGCCAACGACAACGAACACTGCAATGGCTCCGCCAGCTATGCCGGAGCCCGCACTCTCCATCTCAGCCATGAAAAACGGATTCGCTATGGCTCCAGGTACTCCCACCCAGATCAGTCCCAGCAACACCACACTCGTTAAGGCGACGCAGCCACCGACCGTAGACGAGCACAATCCTGACGATGACCACTCTTCTGATGACGAATCCTCTGACGACGATGAAGAGAATCAGTCCCCAGAAGAGCTCAAGATGGAGATCAAGGACCTCAAGGCGAGACTCGCACGTGTCAAGAGACCCCTGACCGACTACGGTAGTACTCATGGTGGCAGGAGCTTGTTCGGACGTGATTGCATGCCGGCACCCACGCAACAAGCATTCCATAGGTTCTAG